TCATACGGAAACACCTCTGGATCAAACGTGATTTCAACGACCTCGACATGACCGGTCTCCCCGGTTTTGACCTGCTCATATGTTGGATTATCGACGTGACCGCCGGTATAGCCTGATACAATACCATGAATGCCTGGTTGCTCTTCAAATGGTGTAACCATACACCAGAAGCATCCGCCGGCAAATGTAGCTTTTTCCATGCACACTCATCCCTTTCTGTTGTACCTATATCTTAAAACAAAAAGAGGTTGATGGAAAGCCACGTCCGTGGACTTCCATCAACCTCTTCAGAAGCATCTGTTATATCAACAGTTATTCAAAGTGCGTGTTGCCGACTAACTGTATATTCAAGAATTCTTGAATTCGTTACCCGCGGCTTCGACCCATAGAACGGAAGATCAAGCTCACGATTGCTACAAGTACGATGGCACCGATTAATGCCGGTACTATGTAGAATCCGCCCATTTCTGGACCCATATCTCCCAGGATTACTCCACCTAACCATCCGCCGATAAAACCGGCAATGATGTTACCGATAACGCCGCCGGGAATGTCACGACCAACAATCAGACCTGCCAACCATCCAATGATACCACCGATAATTAATGACCATAACCAACCCATATCATTCACCTCTAATTAAAGTTTTTGTTGTTGTCTGTCTACTATTAACCGCTACAGAAGCATTTAAACAATTGGCATGAAAATTGTTGTATATTACCTTTTGTTCATATGCCCTTTTCTCTGTTCTACAGCCTATAACAAGGCATTATAAACAGATTGCGTCACTTCCGGGCATCTTACACAGTTCAAGACTGCGTTATGTACCTCCCAAAAGTCATTGTATGTTGATTCAGACAGCCTTAGTATAACCAATTGAGGTGAGAATATTTTAATGGTTATATTCGATTAATAAAAACCTGCACGGCCTTTACCTGGCTGAGCCAGCCAGTTATGTTTATGGCTCTTGTCCAACTCTCCTCGCATCGACTGAATGATCTGCACAATGTCTGTCTGGCCATTCTGGTGCCATTCCAGCGCTGCGCTGACATACAGCTCTCCAAGTTGAGCAAGAGAAAAGGTATCCGTCAATCGTGCAGCTTCCAGCGTATCTTCTTCCCCTGCGAAGACATCAAAGCCGCGTTGGTTCAAATATTGCAGGCGCAGCCCTTCGTCCGGTAGCGGTATTTCATAAGCCCGATCAAACCGACCGGCACGGTTCATGAGCCCTGGGTCTATTTTCTCCGGATAATTCGTGGTGCCAATTAGGAAAATGCCCTCTTTGGACGTTGCCCCATCCAATGTATTCAGGAAAAAGGAACGAACTTCATCCGGCATGGAATCGATATCCTCAATAATTAGTACCATGGGAGCCAAACGTTTGGCTGCTTCGAACACTTCACGTACCGATTCACTGTTTGTGTATTCGGTAATTTGCCAATATGCCGCAGGCCCCGGAATGCTTCCCGCAATGGATTTCACGAGGGTCGTTTTTCCGTTTCCAGGATGGCCGTACAGCAGGATGCCACGTTTGTAAGGAATATCATAGTCCCGATAAAAGGAACGATCTGCCTCGAAAAACTGGTCCAACGAACGGAAAATATCCTGTTTAATTTGCGGAGAAAGCACGACCTCATCCCGCCCCACAGAGCGGGTAATGGATTCCACATGACGATCACTGCCATTGCGAGCATCCGTGTACACCGTGACTTTTTTCATATTTTGCTGCCGTTCCCGTTCCCTTACACTGCCCAGAAATTGCTTCAATTCCTCTTCTCCTGTAGCAAAAACAAAATCCTCATTGTATATCCCATTCTCCCGGAAGAAAGGAATGCGGACGAGAGCCACGCCCCACTGCGGATAGGCAAATACATTGTTGCGAATCGAATAATGCACCCCATAGGTTGGTGCATCTCCATCATCCTCATAATGCAGTGTACGCAGCTCCAGATCTTCGAAAATCCGGGCAACCAATTCCACTTCCGTACTGTTGCTTTGCAGATCTTCTTTTAGCAGATCCCAGTATTCACTGTTTGGATCATCACTTGCATAGAGTTCATAACGAACGCCGTATCGATTGCCAAGCGCTTCAATGATGCCGCGAATCAAGCGGGCATATATGGCATAGCCTTCGTTTCGGATTTGACTGTCTTGTTGCTCCTCATAGGAATAGATGACTCTATTATGATTCAATTGTTCTTTCTCTATCGTCATTACTTAGCTCCCTTCACAGCGGCAAGTGGTTTACATTTGGCTACAACTTGAGCCAGACCTGCGCCGGTAACACTATCAATAATTTCATCGACATTTTTATAAGCTTGCGGCGATTCATCAAGAATCGATTCAAGCGAACGCTGGTTCACCACAATCTCATCTTCAGTTCCCACACCCAGCGCCGAGGCAAAATCCTCCACGGTAACCAGGCGCTTCGTTGCTGTACGCGAACGAATGCGTCCTGCCCCATGACAA
This window of the Paenibacillus marchantiae genome carries:
- a CDS encoding GlsB/YeaQ/YmgE family stress response membrane protein, which translates into the protein MGWLWSLIIGGIIGWLAGLIVGRDIPGGVIGNIIAGFIGGWLGGVILGDMGPEMGGFYIVPALIGAIVLVAIVSLIFRSMGRSRG
- a CDS encoding AAA family ATPase translates to MTIEKEQLNHNRVIYSYEEQQDSQIRNEGYAIYARLIRGIIEALGNRYGVRYELYASDDPNSEYWDLLKEDLQSNSTEVELVARIFEDLELRTLHYEDDGDAPTYGVHYSIRNNVFAYPQWGVALVRIPFFRENGIYNEDFVFATGEEELKQFLGSVRERERQQNMKKVTVYTDARNGSDRHVESITRSVGRDEVVLSPQIKQDIFRSLDQFFEADRSFYRDYDIPYKRGILLYGHPGNGKTTLVKSIAGSIPGPAAYWQITEYTNSESVREVFEAAKRLAPMVLIIEDIDSMPDEVRSFFLNTLDGATSKEGIFLIGTTNYPEKIDPGLMNRAGRFDRAYEIPLPDEGLRLQYLNQRGFDVFAGEEDTLEAARLTDTFSLAQLGELYVSAALEWHQNGQTDIVQIIQSMRGELDKSHKHNWLAQPGKGRAGFY